From the genome of Nicotiana sylvestris chromosome 2, ASM39365v2, whole genome shotgun sequence, one region includes:
- the LOC104237700 gene encoding protein transport protein Sec61 subunit beta, which translates to MARGSSSSQSASSSSSTRPGTAAPRGSAAATAGMRRRKLGGSSSASGSSGAAVGSGNASNMLRFYTDDSPGLKISPTVVLVMSLCFIGFVTALHVFGKFYRYRSGSGP; encoded by the coding sequence ATGGCGCGAGGCTCTTCTTCATCCCAATCCGCCTCCTCCTCCTCCAGCACCCGTCCGGGTACCGCCGCACCCCGCGGCTCTGCCGCCGCAACAGCCGGCATGCGCCGCCGCAAGCTTGGCGGTTCCTCCTCCGCAAGTGGAAGCTCTGGCGCTGCTGTTGGCTCAGGTAACGCTAGCAACATGCTCCGATTTTACACCGATGATTCGCCAGGTCTCAAGATCAGCCCTACTGTCGTCCTAGTTATGAGCCTCTGCTTCATCGGCTTCGTTACAGCTCTTCACGTCTTTGGCAAATTCTACCGCTACCGATCCGGTTCCGGACCCTGA